A region of the Vibrio chagasii genome:
TTGCCGCAGTGGCAACGTCAACACTCTCATTCAATGTACTTTCAGCAGAAATCAAAAATGTCATTCTAATGATTGGCGATGGTATGGGACCTCAACAAGTTGGCTTATTAGAGACTTATGCAAACCAAGCACCTAACTCAATCTATAAAGGTCAAAAGACCGCCCTTTATCAGCTTGCTCAAGAAGGCGTGATTGGTTCATCTCTTACCCACCCAGAAGATGCGATTGTGGTCGACTCTGCTTGTTCCGCAACCATGCTTGCTACAGGTATCTACACAGGTTCAGAAGTTATTGGTATTGACTCCCAAGGCAATCATGTAGAAACCGTACTAGAGAAAGCGAAAAAAGCGGGTAAAGCAACCGGGCTGGTTTCCGATACGCGCTTAACTCACGCAACACCTGCCGCATTCGCCGCGCATCAGCCACACCGCTCTCTAGAAAACCATATTGCTAGCGATATGCTGGAAACAGGTGTCGATGTGATGCTTTCTGGCGGGCTACGTCACTGGATCCCTAAGTCAACCAATGATAAAGGCGAAACCTACAAACAACTTGAGCAACTGACCCAAGGTGACGTTTATCTCAAGTCAAAACGTAAAGATAACCGCAACCTTCTTGCTGAAGCCCAGAAAGACGGCTATCAATTAGCGTTTAACCGAGATATGCTCGACAACGCTGACGGCGACAAATTACTTGGTCTATTCGCGTACTCTGGCATGGACGATGGCATCGCATATAGCAATAAAAAGCTGAGTGGCGAACGCACACAACCGAGCTTAAAAGAGATGACGCAAAAAGCGCTTAACGTCTTATCAAAAGATGAAGATGGCTTTTTCCTAATGGTTGAAGGCGGTCAGATAGATTGGGCTGGGCACAGTAATGATGCGGGTACTATGCTGCACGAACTGCTCAAGTTTGATGAAGCAATTCAAACGGTATACGAATGGGCAAAAGATCGTGAAGACACAATCGTAATCGTCACAGCAGACCATGAAACTGGCTCTTTCGGCTTTAGCTATTCATCAAGTGAGCTACCAAAGCCACAGAAGCGCCCAGGAGAAGCCTTTACCGATCGTGATTATGCGCCAAACTTTAACTTCGGTGCCTTCGATATTCTTGATGGTTTATACAATCAGAAACAAAGCTACTACGGCATGATCAGTGAATACCAAAAACTCGACAAAGCTGAGCAAACGCCTGAGAAATTCGCTGAGATCGTGAATAAAAATAGTGAATTTCAAATCACCGCAGAACAAGCGAAAAAGGTACTAGCAAGTAAGCCAAACCCATATCGACTGGCGCAACACAAGTACCTTTCTGAAGAAAATGTACCAGCCATCAACGATTTCGATGCCTTCTTCCCATATAACGACCGTGGCAACCTACTTGCTCGAGAGCAAGCAACAGGTCAAAACATCGTTTGGGGTACAGGCACACACACACACACACCTGTGAACGTGTTTGCTTGGGGGCCTGCAGAAAAAATATTACCAGTATCAAAAATTATGCATCACTCTGAGCTTGGTGAATACATCAAACAGCAAGTAAATTAGCCTGAGATTTTTTGCTAGCTTAACTTAACGCCCTGCGGGGCGTTTTTTGTTTTAAGAGTTAAAGCGTTTAAGAATTTAAGCTAAGTAAGTTTCAAATTTAGGTGACACCAAATAGCAAAACAGCCGCTGTTGAGCGACTGTTTTTTTTATCATTAACGATTTGGGTGATTAAGGATGTGGTCTTCCCAATCCACAACATCAATTTCGTACACAACTTTGTTGCGAACGCTTTCACCCGCAGCATGCATTTCAGATTTAGAACCTGTGATTAATGGGTGCCACTCTGGAAGCGGCTTCGACTCTGATAGCAGTCGATAAGCACAAGTATCAGGTAGCCAATGGAACTCATCGATCTTGTCACGAGTTAGCTTCAGACATTCTTCACCTGAAGTGAAACGGTTTGGATAGTCCTTACAAGAACACGTTTTGTCGTTCAGCCAACTACACGCCACATTGGTGTAGTAAACCTCATCGCTATCTTCATCCATAAGCTTATGCAGGCAACACTTACCACAACCATCGCACAGAGATTCCCACTCTTGCTCGGACATCTGCTCTAGTGTTTTTTCTTGCCAAAATGGATTCGTCATAGGATTACTTCTTACTCTTTTACTGGGGTGCGTGTTATACCGCTAGCCCATAAAAAGTTCAAGGATAATAATTGTTCATTCTTTGATCCAATCAATAGCTGTCACTGCCATTATTTTTTGCTACTATCGCGCACCCTGTTATTTAGTGAGTTTAATTTGATGGAATGTCGCCTAGGTTGTGGAGCATGCTGTATCGCTCCGAGTATTACATCTGCTATTCCTGGAATGCCAAATGGTAAGCCTGCGGGCGTACGCTGCATTCAATTAAACGAACAGAATCTTTGTAAGCTGTTTGGTCAAGACTCACGTCCTAAAGTGTGCCATCAATTCAAAGCTTGCCCTGTTATTTGCGGCAAAACCGATCAAGAAGCACTCGATAACTTAATCGAACTTGAGGCGATCACTTAACCATACCTCTGCCCTTTTCTGACATCTATATGCCCAAGATTTCACAATTTTGCGAAATCTAAACTATCTTGTTGATACAGGTACAGATTAATAAGGATCGTTATGAATAGGTATATCGCAGAAATGTTTGGTACGTTTTAGTTGGTGTTAGGTGGTTGTGGTAGTGCCGTCTTAGCCGCCGCTTTTCCCGATGTAGGTATTGGACTGCTTGGGGTCTCTCTTGCCTTTGGTTTAACCGTACTCACCATGGCTTTCGCTATTGGGCATATATCCGGTTGTCACCTCAACCCAGCTGTTACTATCGGCCTTTGGACAGGTGGTCGTTTTGATGCCAAAGATGTTGTCCCTTACATCATTGCTCAAGTACTCGGCGGCATTATTGCTGGCGGCGTATTATTTGTGATTGCCTCCGGCCAAGCAGGCTTTGATGCCGTTTCATCAGGCTTCGCGTCTAATGGCTTTGGCGAACACTCTCCCGGTGGTTACTCACTAACCGCAGCACTGGTCTGTGAGGTGGTGATGACCATGGTATTCCTATTCGTGATCATGGGAGCGACCGACTCTAAAGCACCCGCGGGATTTGCACCTATAGCGATTGGTCTCTGTTTAACCCTAATACACCTTATCAGTATTCCTGTAACCAATACCTCTGTAAACCCAGCTCGAAGCACGGGTGTAGCGTTGTTTGTTGGTGATTGGGCTGTATCGCAATTATGGCTATTCTGGGTTGCTCCGATTATCGGCGCTGTGATTGGTGCGGTGATATACAAAGCCGTTCGTGGCTCGGATTAAGCTCGGAGAAGGGTTGAAGAAAAAAGCTTTTGAGCAACAAAAGAAAAAGCCGCTTAGTGATGATTCACCAAGCGGCTTTTTTAGATCTTATGACGACCGAGCAATGAGTGTGAAAGCGTGGTGCCATCCACCAGCTCTAGCTCACCACCGACGGGAACACCATGAGCGATTCGGCTAGCGTTCACTTCATGGGCATTACACAGCTCAGCAATGTAATGCGCTGTCGCTTCCCCTTCAACAGTCGGGTTAGTCGCTAGGATTACTTCAGAGATATCACCACGACGTAGGCGGTAGTCCAAAACATCGAGGCCGATGTCACTTGGACCAATACCATCAAGTGGTGAAAGGTGCCCCATAAGCACAAAGTAACGACCAGAGTATTGGCCAGTTGCTT
Encoded here:
- the aqpZ gene encoding aquaporin Z, with protein sequence MVLGGCGSAVLAAAFPDVGIGLLGVSLAFGLTVLTMAFAIGHISGCHLNPAVTIGLWTGGRFDAKDVVPYIIAQVLGGIIAGGVLFVIASGQAGFDAVSSGFASNGFGEHSPGGYSLTAALVCEVVMTMVFLFVIMGATDSKAPAGFAPIAIGLCLTLIHLISIPVTNTSVNPARSTGVALFVGDWAVSQLWLFWVAPIIGAVIGAVIYKAVRGSD
- a CDS encoding YkgJ family cysteine cluster protein, with translation MECRLGCGACCIAPSITSAIPGMPNGKPAGVRCIQLNEQNLCKLFGQDSRPKVCHQFKACPVICGKTDQEALDNLIELEAIT
- a CDS encoding YcgN family cysteine cluster protein, coding for MTNPFWQEKTLEQMSEQEWESLCDGCGKCCLHKLMDEDSDEVYYTNVACSWLNDKTCSCKDYPNRFTSGEECLKLTRDKIDEFHWLPDTCAYRLLSESKPLPEWHPLITGSKSEMHAAGESVRNKVVYEIDVVDWEDHILNHPNR
- a CDS encoding alkaline phosphatase, with the protein product MKHFMKPVIAAVATSTLSFNVLSAEIKNVILMIGDGMGPQQVGLLETYANQAPNSIYKGQKTALYQLAQEGVIGSSLTHPEDAIVVDSACSATMLATGIYTGSEVIGIDSQGNHVETVLEKAKKAGKATGLVSDTRLTHATPAAFAAHQPHRSLENHIASDMLETGVDVMLSGGLRHWIPKSTNDKGETYKQLEQLTQGDVYLKSKRKDNRNLLAEAQKDGYQLAFNRDMLDNADGDKLLGLFAYSGMDDGIAYSNKKLSGERTQPSLKEMTQKALNVLSKDEDGFFLMVEGGQIDWAGHSNDAGTMLHELLKFDEAIQTVYEWAKDREDTIVIVTADHETGSFGFSYSSSELPKPQKRPGEAFTDRDYAPNFNFGAFDILDGLYNQKQSYYGMISEYQKLDKAEQTPEKFAEIVNKNSEFQITAEQAKKVLASKPNPYRLAQHKYLSEENVPAINDFDAFFPYNDRGNLLAREQATGQNIVWGTGTHTHTPVNVFAWGPAEKILPVSKIMHHSELGEYIKQQVN
- the recR gene encoding recombination mediator RecR, with product MRTSHMLEHLMEALRCLPGVGPKSAQRMAFHLLQRDRKGGLQLADALSQAMTEIGHCNECRTFTEEDTCHICTNPKRQENGQICVVESPADIAAIEATGQYSGRYFVLMGHLSPLDGIGPSDIGLDVLDYRLRRGDISEVILATNPTVEGEATAHYIAELCNAHEVNASRIAHGVPVGGELELVDGTTLSHSLLGRHKI